The Cydia amplana chromosome 9, ilCydAmpl1.1, whole genome shotgun sequence genome includes a region encoding these proteins:
- the LOC134651119 gene encoding BTB/POZ domain-containing protein KCTD5 — protein MADELGDGDFFKENIQKFNNERRSSKQWVKLNVGGTYFLTTKTTLSRDPNSFLYRLVQEDSDLISDRDATGAYLIDRDPTYFSPVLNYLRHGKLVINNDIAEEGVLEEAEFYNITELIRLVKERICLRERRPLKDSKKHVYRVLQFHEEELTQMVSTMSDGWKFEQLINIGSQYNYGNDEHAEFLCVVSRECGSSLNSNDVEPTDRAKVLQQKGSRM, from the exons ATGGCGGACGAACTTGGTGAcggtgatttttttaaagaaaatatacAGAAATTTAACAATGAAAGGCGGAGTAGTAAGCAGTGGGTTAAGCTGAACGTCGGAGGAACTTATTTTTTAACTACTAAAACGACTTTATCCCGTGATCCTAACTCATTTTTGTATCGATTAGTTCAAGAGGACAGTGACTTGATTTCAGACAGG GACGCGACAGGTGCCTATCTGATAGACAGAGATCCTACGTATTTTTCGCCCGTATTGAATTATCTTCGACACGGTAAACTGGTTATCAACAATGACATCGCCGAAGAGGGAGTCCTCGAGGAAGCGGAGTTTTACAATATTACAGAGCTCATAAGATTAGTCAAAGAAAGAATATGCTTAAGAGAACGAAGGCCACTGAAAGACTCAAAGAAGCATGTGTATAGGGTTTTGCAGTTCCATGAAGAGGAGCTAACTCAGATGGTGTCAACCATGTCAGACGGCTGGAAGTTTGAACAGCTCATTAATATTGGTTCTCAGTACAATTACGGCAACGACGAGCACGCGGAGTTCCTGTGTGTCGTCAGTCGGGAGTGTGGCAGTTCCCTCAACAGCAATGATGTGGAACCCACTGACCGGGCCAAGGTGCTTCAGCAAAAGGGTTCTCGGATGTGA